DNA sequence from the Methanobacterium formicicum DSM 3637 genome:
TTTGGATAGTTATTGAGTTTGGATAATAACGAGTTGAATAACAAGTAACTAAGTTGAATATAAGTTAAATAACGTTAAACAAATTAATAGTTAAATGTTTGGAGTAAAAGCCGGAACTAAATGAAGTTCAGCAAATGAAGCCCTGGACATGTAATTAGTTTCTAAAAATAAAACGTTAAATTAAAAAATATAACCAAAAAAGAGATAAGATTAATATAACTATCAATCTTTTTCCAGTTTTTTTATGCGCTCGTTAAGTGCTTTTACAATGTGATCCTGGGCGTTTTCCAGGTTTTCTTTCTTCCCACAGAGTAATGGGCCGTCGTCAGTGTTTTTAAGTTCCAGATCAAATTTGCCTACTACTTCTGCTACCATTCCTTCAGTAACTCCTGGAGGAATTCTCATTTCATACATCATATCTTCATCCATGGTATCACCTCAAGCAAATCACAATTTTAAGTGTTAAAAATCAAAATTTTATTAAAATTATCTTTTCAATTTATATTGATCTTTTTAGAACTTTAATATTTTTAGTTAAAGTTTACCATTACCCTTAAAAGTTTAAGATTTTTTATAATTTATAAACTTCTTAAGAATAATATGAATCCCAATACTACGAATTCTTAAGAAAATCTCTTACTGGTTCCAGAATCTCCGTCAGGCTTTCAGCAACTCCATTTTTCAGATCAAGGGGATGTAATTTGCCATCTCCATACATCTGTATCAGTTCTTCCTGGGTCAATTCCAGGTTTCCCCCAAACTTATCTGGCCTCGTTATAAGCAAGGTATCTTTTTCACTGAATATGAAGTGATGTGCTATTTCCAGGACTGGATTTCCCTCAACTTCACCTGCGGGACAGTAACTCTTTTTTATCTTTTTATTAATTACCTCAGGTTCATCATCAATGGCTATGAAGTTTTCTTTACTGGAGGACATTTTATCCGAGCCATCGGTACCATGCAGTAGTGGGGTGTGAATACATACTGGAGACTGGAATCCCAATTTGGGTAGGTTATCCCTTGCCAGCATATGGATTTTCCTCTGCTCCATACCACCTACTGCCAGATCCACCCCTAAAAACAGCATATCAACTACCTGCATCAGGGGGTAGATAACCTCAGCAACCTGGTGATCCTCAGCATCCCGGCTTATCTGGGCCATACTCCTCCTGGCACGGGTCAAAGTAGTGGAGATAGCCAACTGGTAAACTTTCATGGTGTAATCTTCCTCTGTCTGAAAACTACTACCTAAAATAAATTCAGTGTCTTCAGAAAGTCCTAACGCCCGAAAGCACTGTTTATTGTATTCAGAAATCTCTTTGATTTCTTCTAAACTTCCTTTGCCATTAAGGTAAGCATGAAGGTCTGCCAGGAGAATTTTTATCTTAAAACCCGCCTTCTGCAGGTCAATCATCTTCTTCACGGTGATGGCATGTCCCAGGTGCACCTTCCCGGATGGTTCGTATCCAATGTAAGCAGTTTTTGGATCTTTTTCCAGTTTCTCTTTGAGTTCTTCTGGAGTTACCACTTCCAGTGCACCTTGTTCTATAGTCTTCATTGTTGAATCTGTATCCATTGTAGTCACCATCAGTATTATCACAGATTTTAATTAAATTTTATCTAAATTTGAATTTTAATAAGGATTTGAATTAATAATTAATCTGGGTATCCATAATGTTATATCCTACTCTTTTGGTGGGATAATGTAGAGTTTTCCCCTAATTTCAATTACTTCTACCTCTTCCCCTATATTTATCCTGGTCAGTTGGCTCATCATGTTCATATCCACTGGTTGATACGTTTCAGGGTGGAGTAACTGTATTTCAGTGGGTGTTTTGGAAGTAACTGTGGTGATCTTCACATCTTCCCTGCCAGCCACCTTTTCCAGGTTAGAATATTCACGCCAGGATATGGATACATTTTCCAGTGTCTCCAG
Encoded proteins:
- a CDS encoding tyrosine--tRNA ligase, coding for MDTDSTMKTIEQGALEVVTPEELKEKLEKDPKTAYIGYEPSGKVHLGHAITVKKMIDLQKAGFKIKILLADLHAYLNGKGSLEEIKEISEYNKQCFRALGLSEDTEFILGSSFQTEEDYTMKVYQLAISTTLTRARRSMAQISRDAEDHQVAEVIYPLMQVVDMLFLGVDLAVGGMEQRKIHMLARDNLPKLGFQSPVCIHTPLLHGTDGSDKMSSSKENFIAIDDEPEVINKKIKKSYCPAGEVEGNPVLEIAHHFIFSEKDTLLITRPDKFGGNLELTQEELIQMYGDGKLHPLDLKNGVAESLTEILEPVRDFLKNS